The Dromaius novaehollandiae isolate bDroNov1 chromosome 27, bDroNov1.hap1, whole genome shotgun sequence genome contains the following window.
AGGAGCTGTACAAGGTGAGCGGCGATGAGGGAGCGCGCCGAACGGCCGCCGGGTTTCTGCGTCCCGCCGGCCGGCGCCTCTGGGAACGGGCTTTCAACCGAGCCTTGACAACGCGGCCTCCCGCCGAGGACACGGTGTGGAGGCACCGTGGGGAGGAAGCCGGCTGAAATCCCCTCTGGCCTGGGGATGCCTCTGTGTCGCCTCCCTTCTGCTTCCTATCTCTGGGGTCCATCTTTTTGCCGTGAAAGGACGTGCGGTCCCTGCTGGGAGGTTGCTAACAGCGGCCGGTTGTCATGGCGATGCTGTGACGGGAGACAGCTCCGTCCCCAGCCTCGCCATCAGGAGCTGGCGGGAGGCCATTGGGGCCTCTTAAGGAGGCCAAACAAGCAGCAAACAGCAGCTGCTCCCCTTCCTGCGACCCGTTTCTGAGCcgtcctctccctcctgcccctctgaGTGCTGGCCCCAGAAGTCCTCTGCCTGTCTGCGCGCGGGGTGCGGGTGCCTGCACTGCCTCCTCGTTAGCATCTGCCGGGGCCAACGGTCTTTGCCCCTAATGGTGTAGAAACAGCCGGAGAGATGAGGGACAGTCGCTCTCGCAGGCGCCCTGGCCCCACGCTCCCTCCTCGCTCCCCCAGGTGATCGGCAAGGGCAGCGAGAAGGCCGATGACAGCTCCGTCGACGAGAAGTACCTCATCGCTACCTCAGAGCAGCCCATCGCGGCCCTGCACCGCGACGAGTGGCTGAAGCCGGAGGATCTACCCATCAAGTACGCCGGGCTGTCGACCTGCTTCCGCCAGGAGGTCGGCTCGCACGGCCGGGACACCCGGGGCATCTTCCGCGTGCACCAGTTCGAAAAGGTGAGAAGGGCGGGAGCGGGGAGTCCACGCGGGCCCTCCGGGGCATTCGGGTCTCTCCGAGAGCCCGAGCAGACGCGGGGCTTTTCTCTGCAGATCGAGCAGTTTGTCTACGCCTCGCCGCACGACAACAAGTCGTGGGAGATGTTTGACGAGATGATCGCCACGGCGGAGGACTTCTACCAGTCCCTGGGCATCCCCTACCACATCGTCAACATCGTCTCGGGTAGGGGCTCAGCTCCCGTGCGGTCGGCTGGGCCCCGAGCGGGGCGTCCCGGGGTTCCCCCTTCCTGCCTGTTTAGACCGGGAAGACCTTTGGGGTCGGGGCTTTTTTACGGTGTGACCAGCACCTGGCCCACGTCTCTGTGCGTTGGCACCGCAGCAGCCTGCGAGGACACCAGGCACAATCGCACCTTGGGTGTCACCATGGCGGTGACCCACTTCCCGGCTTGGCTTCCTTTGTCCGAGAGCATCCCCGGCTCGCGTTCCCACGGTGTCTGTCCCCGGGCCTGGCAGGGGGGAGGAGACGCCGCGGCCTCGGGtttggagaagggaaagaaatgtttgcttttcctgcAGAGCAGGAACGTGGTTTCCCATGGGGCAAGCACAAAACACCAGCAGGGCACCACTGAAGTCGTCTGAAGGCTTCAAGCCTCTGAGATCGAAGATGAGACCAAACGGGTGCCCTTGGGACAACCTCGGAGAGGCCCCACTAACCGCtgccctcctctctcccaggcTCCTTGAACCACGCTGCCAGTAAGAAGCTGGACCTGGAGGCTTGGTTCCCCGGCTCGGGGGCTTTCCGCGAGCTCGTGTCCTGCTCCAACTGCACCGACTACCAGGCCCGCCGCCTGCGCATCCGCTACGGGCAGACCAAGAAGATGATGGACAAGGTGAGGGACGAGCTCCTGCACCGCACGGTCCCTTGGCTTTCCCCTCTTGCCTCTGCCGAAATTTGGGAGGGGTTTTCCCACAGTTCTGGGCTGCTTTTACAAGGATATGAACAGCCAGTGACGTTCTGGTGCCAAACAGACCCTGAAACTCTGCGGGGTGCTGAGGGGAGCGGCGGGACGGGAGCCTCATGCGCCTTTTGGGCAAGCTGGTCCCTGCGGCCACCTCACCGCCCCTGTGCCCCGCTGCAGGTGGAGTTCGTGCACATGCTCAACGCCACGATGTGCGCCACGACCCGGACCATCTGCGCCATCCTGGAGAACTACCAGACGGAGGAAGGCGTCCTCGTACCGGAGCGGCTCCAGCCCTTCATGCCTGCAGGTAGCGCCTGGCCGCCGTGCCCTGCTCACGCTCCCTGCGTTCCCAGTGTCTCCCGGTGCAGCCTGGATCCCAGGGAGCCGGGAGGCTCTGCCCTTGGCTCGTCCCTCCCGCTGGgctgtggctgcaggcaggggaaggagctgaggGATCAGGGGTGCGAGAGGGGGTGGCCAGTCCTGGCCCCCTGGGGCCCAAGAGCTGGTGTGATCCGTCCTGCCTGTCCTTCCCTCAGACCTCCGAGAGATGATCCGGTTCGTGAAGCCGGCCCCCATCGAGCAGGAGCTTtccaagaagcagaaaaagcagcaggagggcGGCAAGAAGAAGTCGACGGGAGGagagcgggcgctggaggagcaGATGAAGAACATGGGCGTGAACAGCGCCTAGAGCCCGGCCCGGCTGCGTCCGGGGCCACCAGAGACCTTTGGGGCCTCCTGAACCATCTCAGCTTCGTCCCTGGCTCCCTCTGCCTCGGGCTGCGCCCATCGCCTTCGCCTCGGGGGGCTGCCGCTCGGCTCAGCGCCGCCCCATCCTGCTCCGACGGGACGAAGGACTGATGCTATTTGGGCTCTGGCCCCCCCCGTCCGCCCCCCGTGCAGGGAGGGCGAGAGGGGAGCGTGCACCTGGGCTCCCCCGTCCCCCGCGGGTTTACTGTACCCTCGGCTCTTCCCGCGGGCGGAAAAGTCTCTCCGTGTCCGTGCAATAAAGCAAAGGAAGCCTGGGTGAGGCGCTGGGCTGCGCTCGCGGGAcgccggggctccccggggtTGCCCTGGCCTCGGGGAGGGCGAGACAGCTGGGCCCCCCCGGGCTTGGTGCCTCTGCCGCAGCACCCGGGGCAGCGTGGGGCCTCCGTGGGTGCTGGGAGCCAGCGAAGCGCTTGCTCGGGTCCCACCAAGCTGCTGAACGGAGGGTTTTATCCGCCcaggcggggagaggggggggattTTAGCACGTTTTCCCccgcttttcttccctttcttcgtgcctgctggagcagctgggcccggggggcggcggggggcctcggcgccgcggccggccccacACAATGGCCCAGACAAAGGCCGCGCTCCGCGGCTCCCATTTGTAATTCAAAGAGGGGCCGGGGGCCCCTCCGCGTGCCCGGGGCCCCCCCTGCCCGCACTGGCCTCTGCTCGGCCCagctgccgccgcggcccggcaccTCCCGGCCTGGGGGCCGTGTActtatggggcggggggggggggtgcctcagtttcccccaatgaaagggggtcccgggggtggcTTCATGCAGCATGTTGCAAGCGGGGGCCCTGCTCGGTGTTTTGGGGGGTGTCCATCCCCCCCCCGCAAGGGATCTGGCctgccgtgccccccccccccacccaagctgGGGTGCTGCTTGCACCCAGTCCTTGGGTGCTGCATGTGGGAACCCAGGGCTGCACCCAAAGCCCTGCAGGGATCCGGggagggagcccaggcgtccgggccccccccgcccgcccctgGGGCCTGCCGCGGCGCAGCACCCCGCCGAGCCGGTTCTCCGCACCCTCGCCCTGCTCCcgcctggcagtgccagcccggCTCCGCTTTGGAgggtgccggggccgccggcgagGGCGGGTGGGCAGAGGCCCCGGCTGAGTCAGCCGCAGCTCCGGGGCCCCTTTGCCGGCGCTGGGGGGTCCCGGCCTGGCTCCCTGGCACCCGCCCCGGCTGCCAGCCCCCCCGTGCACCCGTCCGACTCGTTCTGCTCCCCGGGGCCAGGCTCTGCACCCTCCTGCCGCGCGCCCACGCCCTGGGCCCGATGCCGGTGCAACGCTGGGTGCAACGctgggtgcagcagggctggccCCCGCTCAgccgccccctccccaaatcACGGCGTTTCTTTGGGGTTTGGGCAGCTGGGACTtgctggggggggcacccagggtgcctcccccccgccccgtgagGCCACCCAGCCCTGCTGGTGCCAACCTGTCCCCCTTagccctgctgcaccccctgTGCACCCAGCTCAGTGcctccagtgccccccagtccacCCCGGGGCACCAAGCCACAGTGTCACCAGTCCACCCCAGTCTATCCCTCTGCCTCCAAACTGTCCCACTGTCTCCCAGTCCTTCCAGTGCCTCCAGTCCTCATTGCCTCCTGGCCCTCCCCAGTTCATCCCAGtctccccagtgcccccagccccggTGCAGTGGGTCCATCCCATCCCGCGGAGCCCCCAAGAGCAGCTCCTCGgggtgctgcctggctgggggggtgcaggggggaacCACATTTCTGACCACTGGTGCGCTGGGGTGTTACAACGTGCACGTGCGTGTGCGAGCTCGCTGTGTGTTTGTGCACACCCTCCGCAGGGCTGTGCACGCACTGGGTGTGCGTGCTGGGTGTGCCTGCAGCCCACGTGCAAAATGCACGCCGCTGCGTGCACGCCGTGTGCTGCTCACACGTGCGTGCGCGTGCCCCGTGCAGGCTGCGTGGCTGCACCGTGCACATGCTTCGTGCACGTGCGTGCAAGCCCTATGCAGGGCCGTGCATGTGGTGTGTGCTGCCACGCGCATGCCTGCGTGTGCACGCCCTGCGTGTGCGAGGCGTGCATGCGTGCATGCCCGGTGCGTGCTTTGTGTGCGCGTGTGCCCACCCGGTGCGTGTGCAACGCGTGTGCCCGTGCACGCCATGTGCGTGTGCAACGCGGGTGCATGTGCCCACCCCATGCGTGTGCAACGCGCGTGCCCGTGCCCGCCCTACGCGTGCTTTGTGTGCAGCGTGGGTGCGTGGGTGCTGTGCGCGCGCCCGGGCCTGTGCGCGCGCCGCCTCCCCcacgcggggcgggggcgccgcgccAGGTGCTGGGCGCTGGGggggagcggcggcagggagcgggggggggggggggaggaggcggcgcggcccctttaagagcGCAGCAGGTCTATGCAAATGAggcgccccgccccggcgggcgcgcgcgggcggcggcggcggcggcggcggcggcggcggcggcggcggcggcggcggcggcggcggcggcggcggcggcgcgcaccGGCGGCACCGGCGGCACCGGGCCGCACCGGCCGCCATGGGCGctgcgcccgcccgcggcgccgcgctcctGCTCGCCCTCCTGCTGCCCGCGCTGGCGCAGCGCGGCACCGGCTCCGCCACCGCCACCGGCACCGGTTCCACCACCGGCACctgcccgccggccgcgccgccgcggggagcgcaCCAGCCCCTGCACCGCGGCGCCACCGCGAATAGCAGCGGCGGCGCCTCCACGAGCATCGCTACCggcagcaccggcaccggcaccggcaccgggagcggcggggccccggcgcggcggcggcgcggcgccaaCGCGGCGCCGCAGTTCCAGGCGGCGAGCTACCAGGCGTCGGTGGCGGAGAACCGGCCGGCGGGCACGGCGGTGGCGCGGGTGACGGCGGTGGACCCGgacggcggcgaggccgggcggcTGCGCTACGCCATGGCCGCCCTCTTCGACAGCCGCTCCGACGCCCTCTTCGCCATGGACCCGGCCAGCGGCGCCGTCACCACCGCCGCCCCCCTGGACCGCGAGAGCAAGAGCACCCACGTCTTCCGGGTGACGGCGGTGGACCCCGGCGCGCCGCGGCGCACGGCGCTGGCCACGCTCACGGTGACGGTGAGCGACGCCAACGACCACGACCCGGCCTTCGAGCAGGCCGAGTACCGGGAGAGCGTGCGGGAGAACCTGGAGGTGGGCTACGAGGTGCTGACGGTGCGGGCCACCGACGGCGACGCCGGCGCCAACGCCGACCTCCTCTACCGCCTGCTCAACGCCGGCGGCCCCAACGAGGTCTTCGAGATCGACCCGCGCTCCGGCGTCATCCGCACCCGGGGCCCCGTGGACCGCGAGGCGGTGGAGGCCTACGAGCTGCTGGTGGAGGCCGCCGACCAGGGCCAGGAGCCGGGGCCCCGCAGCGCCACGGCCACGGTGCGCATCGCCGTGGAGGACGACAACGACAACGCGCCGCAGTTCAGCGAGAAGCGCTACGTGGCCCGGGTGCCCGAGGACGTGGCGCCCAACTCGGCCGTGCTGCGGGTGACGGCCACCGACCGCGACAAGGGCAGCAACGCCCTGGTGCACTACAGCATCGTCAGCGGCAACAGCCGGGGCCACTTCTACATCGACGCGCAGACGGGCGCCCTCGACGTCGTCAGCCCCCTGGACTACGAGGCCAGCAAGGAGTACACGCTGCGCATCCGGGCGCAGgacggcggccgcccgcccctcTCCAACGTCAGCGGGCTGGTGACCGTCCAGGTGCTGGACGTCAACGACAACGCGCCCATCTTCGTCAGCACGCCCTTCCAGGCCACCGTGCTGGAGAACGTGCCCGTGGGCTACTCCGTCATCCACGTCCAAGCCATCGACGCCGACTCGGGCGATAACGCCCGCCTGGTCTACAGCCTGCTGGGGACCGGGGCCGGCTTCCCCTTCGCCATCAACAACGGCACCGGGTGGATCGTGGTGGCCTCCGAGCTGGACCGGGAGGCCGTGGATTTCTACAGCTTCGGGGTGGAGGCGCAGGACCAGGGCAGCCCCCCCATGGCGTCCTCCGCCAGCGTCAGCATCACCGTCCTCGACGTCAACGACAACAGCCCCCAGTTCACGCAGCGGGAGTACGGCGCCCGCCTCAACGAGGACGCGGCTGTGGGCACCAGCGTGCTCACCGTCTCCGCCGTCGACCGCGACGCCAACAGCGTCATCACCTACCAGATCTCCAGCGGCAACACCCGCAACCGCTTCTCCATCACCAGCCAGAGCGGCGGCGGCCTCATCTCCCTCGCCCTGCCCCTGGACTACAAGCTGGAGCGCCAGTACCTGCTCACCATCGCCGCCTCCGACGGCACCCGCCAGGACACGGCCCAGGTCGTCGTCAACGTCACGGACGCCAACACGCACCGGCCCGTCTTCCAGAGCTCCCACTACACCGTCAACGTCAACGAGGACCGGCCCGTGGGCACCACGGTGGTGGTCATCAGCGCCACGGACGAGGACACGGGCGAGAACGCCCGCATCACCTACCTGATGGAGGACAGCATCCCCCAGTTCAGGATTGACCCTGACACGGGGGCCGTCACCACCCAGATGGAGCTGGACTACGAGGACCAGGTGTCCTACACACTGGCCATCACGGCGCGCGACAACGGCATCCCGCAGAAGTCCGACACCACCTACCTGGAGATCCTGGTGAGCGATGTCAACGACAACGCCCCGCAGTTCCTCCGGGACGGCTACCAGGGCTCCGTGTACGAGGACGTGCCGGCCTTCACCAGCGTCCTCCAGGTCTCTGCCACCGACCGCGACTCGGGGCTCAATGGCCGGGTCTTCTACACCTTCCAAGGCGGCGATGACGGCGAGGGCGACTTCATCATCGAGTCCACCTCAGGCATCGTCCGCACGCTGCGGCGCCTGGACCGGGAGAACGTCCCGCTCTACGCCCTGCGGGCCTACGCCATGGACAAGGGCGTCCCGGCCAAGCGGACGCCCGTGGAAATCCAGGTGACGGTGCTGGACGTCAACGACAACCCGCCCGTCTTCGAGCGGGACGAGTTCGACATCTTTGTGGAGGAGAACAGCCCCATCGGGCTGGTGGTGGCCCGCATCACGGCCACTGACCCCGACGAGGGCACCAACGCCCAGATCATGTACCAGATTGTGGAGGGCAACATCCCCGAGGTCTTCCAGCTGGACATCTTCTCCGGCGAGCTCACGGCGCTGGCCGACCTGGACTACGAGACCAAGGCGGAGTACGTCATCGTGGTGCAGGCCACCTCGGCGCCGCTGGTGAGCCGGGCCACCGTGCACGTCCGCCTGCGGGACACCAACGACAACAGCCCCCAGCTGAGGAACTTCGAGATCCTCTTCAACAACTACATCACCAACCACTCGGGCAGCTTCCCCGGCGGCGTCATCGGCCGCATCCCGGCCCACGACCCCGACGTCTCCGACAGCCTCACCTACGCCTTCGAGCAGGGCAACGAGCTCAACCTGGTGCTGCTGGACCCCGGCACGGGCGAGCTGCGCCTCAGCCGGGCCCTGGACAACAACCGCCCGCTGGAGGCCGTCATGAAGGTCTCGGTGTCAGGTGCGGCCCggcggtggggtgggggggttgggggctgcCCCCGAGGCTTGGGGATGGGGGGGCTCCGTAGGGGTGCTCCCCACCCGGGGGGCTGCCTCCTGCCTGGTGTGGGGGGGGTGCTTTGTTTtggggtcccagcaccccaaCAGGGGGGTGCTGGTGCGGAGGGGGGGCTGAGCCCCTTGGTGCACCCGTGTGGGTGCCCGTCTGGGAAGGCCATGGGGAcgtttgccccccccccagcctggaaATCCCAGGTGGGGGCAGTCggggtccccagcaccccctTTTCCTCATCCCCATCCATGGGTCAGGGGTGTTTATGGGGGGGGCAAGACCCCAGTGCATGTTCTCGGGGGGGATCCAGGACTCCGAATGTgttggggggggcaggacccACTGCGGTGCATTGGGGGGGGCCTGGCACCCCCAGGGGTGTGTTCAGGAGGGCCCAGGACCCACAGCGGGTatttggggggggtcctggcacaGCGATGCAtgtgtccggggggggccagggcccAGTACgtctatgggggggggggcaggtcccagtgtgtgtgtttgggggggggcaggcactGCAATGCATGCATctggggggggcaggacccagtacttgcttttggggggggggcaggtccccctgtgtgtgggggggctcCTGGCACCCCAATGTGCCCgttcgggggggtcccaggtccCGGCgcctgtgttttggggggggcgggaaggaggCCGCGGCTGGGGCGGCGCGCGGTGCATTTTGGGGTTGGTCCCAcgggtgctgccgggggggggggtgccccccccagccgcacagggggaaactgaggcacggggagaccccccccagccctgctctgcctcagtttcccccttaACTGCCCCCACTGAGGGCATTGGGGGGGGCACGGACCCCCTCTTTGCCCCCTTATTCATCGCTGGGGGGGGGGCCTCCCCTCCCGGACCCCTCCATCGCTGCGGTGCGGGCGgcttccccaccccccccccagcaggcagTGGGGGGgcgggagcccaggcgtccgggcacaaagggcaggagggagcagccccCCCGCCATAGGCGGGCTGTGCCCCCCGCCAGCGCGGGGGCAGCCGggagggagccggagccgggggcaAACAAAAGCTGCGGCCATAGCTgggcccccgccgccgcagccatggcaacctcccccccccccccgccccggccaccGCCGTGGGCCACCGGCCCCTGTGCCACCGTCCCCCAGCCCGGCATCGTGTgtccccccctccctgccccggcgTCGCCCTCCGTcgcctccctccatccctccttccgtGGCCTCGCGCTCCCTTCTGCCTTCCAGCCCTCTCCCCGGTGGTACCCTCCGCTCCCCctgccccgtcccgtcccgctcCCTCCATCCTGTCccgctccctccatccctccaccaACCCCTCCATCCCATCCCGCTCCCCCCATCCTGTCCTACTCCCCCCcatccctctgctccctccatccCGTCCCGCTCCCTCCATCCTGTCCTGCTCCCCTCCATCCCGTCccgctccctccatccctccgccAACCCCTCCATCCTGTCCCACTCCCTCCATCCCTTCgctctctccatccctctgccaacCCCCCCATCCCGTCccgctccctccatccctccaccaACCCCCCCATCCTGTCCCGCTCCCCCCGTCATGTCccgctccctccatccctccaccaACCCCTCCATCCTGTCccgctccctccatccctctgctccctccatccctccaccaACCCCTCCATCCTGTCccgctccctccatccctctgctccctccatccctccaccaacccccccatcccatcccgcTCCCCTGcatccctctgctcccccccatcccatcccattccctCTGCCAACCCCTCCATCATGTcctgctccctccatccctctgctccccccaTCCCTCCACCAACCCTCCATCCTGTCCTGCTCACTCCATCCCTCCGCCAACCCCTCCATCCCGTCCTGCTCCCCCCATCCTGTCccgctccctccatccctccaccaACCCCTCCATCCCATCCCGCTCCCCCCATCCTGTCCTACTCCCCCCATCCCTCTGCTTCCTCCATCCTGTCCTGCTCCCCTCCATCCCGTCCcactccctccatccctccgccAACTCCTGCATCCTGTCCCACTCCCTCCATCCCTTCactctctccatccctctgccaacCCCCCCATCCCGTCCCGCTCCTTCCATCGCTCCACCAACCCCCCCATCCCGTCCTGCTCCCCCCATCCTGTCccgctccctccatccctccaccaACCCCTCCATCCTGTCCCGCTCCCCCCATCCTGTCccgctccctccatccctccaccaACCCCTCCATCCCGTCCTGCTCCCCCCATCCTGTCCCGCTGCCTCCATCCCTCCGCCAacccctctctccctccatccatccgtCCGGCAACGTCCCTCCCTCCGCCCGTTCTCCATCTGTCCggcctccctccatccccccatcCCGTGCCCCCCACCCTGGTCCCAGGGGGGGGCAccagccccggggagggggcaccAAGGAGGGTCCCCAGCACCCGGGGCTCGGTGGCAGCACCCGGCGGTGGGGAGCGTGCCGGGCGCCCGGCACCCCCCGTACCCGCACCCACCCGCGCCGTCGCCGCGGGGcacatcggggggggggggggcatccccGGTCCCCACCCCCCCAACGGCCTGCGGCGCCCGCAGACGGCGTCCACAGCGCGACGGCCCAGTGCACGCTGCGGGTGACGGTCATCACCGACGAGACGCTGAGCAACAGCATCACGCTGCGCCTGGCCGACATGTCGCAGGAGCGCTTCCTCTCGCCGCTGCTCAGCCTCTTCCTCGAGGGGGTGGCGGCGGTGCTGGCCGCCCCCCGCCACCGCGTCGTCCTCTTCAACATCCAGACGGACACGGACGTGCGGGCCGCCCGCATCCTCAACGTGAGCCTCTCGGTGCTGCTGCCGGCCTCGGCGCGCGGCGCCCGCTTCTTCTCCCCcgaggagctgcaggagcgccTCTACCTCAACCGCTCGCTGCTGGCCGCCGTCGCGGCGCAGCGGGTGCTGCCCTTCGACGACAACGTCTGCCTGCGCGAGCCCTGCGAGAACTACCTGCGCTGCGTCTCCGTGCTCAAGTTCGACAGCTCGGCGCCCTTCCTCGCCTCCGACACCATCCTCTTCCGGCCCATCCACCCCGTGACGGGGCTGCggtgccgctgcccgcccggcttCACCGGCGACTACTGCGAGACCGA
Protein-coding sequences here:
- the SARS1 gene encoding serine--tRNA ligase, cytoplasmic isoform X2 codes for the protein MKKKEPVGTDESVPESVENLDELTADILGGLQVSQIKKVRVLIDEAILKCDAERVRLEAERFKSLREIGNLLHPSVPISNDEDADNKVERIWGDCTCRKKYSHVDLVVMVDGYEGEKGAIVAGSRGYFLKGPLVFLEQALIQYALQTLRAKGYTPVYTPFFMRKEVMQEVAQLSQFDEELYKVIGKGSEKADDSSVDEKYLIATSEQPIAALHRDEWLKPEDLPIKYAGLSTCFRQEVGSHGRDTRGIFRVHQFEKIEQFVYASPHDNKSWEMFDEMIATAEDFYQSLGIPYHIVNIVSGSLNHAASKKLDLEAWFPGSGAFRELVSCSNCTDYQARRLRIRYGQTKKMMDKVEFVHMLNATMCATTRTICAILENYQTEEGVLVPERLQPFMPADLREMIRFVKPAPIEQELSKKQKKQQEGGKKKSTGGERALEEQMKNMGVNSA
- the SARS1 gene encoding serine--tRNA ligase, cytoplasmic isoform X1, whose amino-acid sequence is MVLDLDLFRVDKGGDPAVVRDTQRKRFKDPALVDALVRADGAWRRCRFRADNLNKLKNLCSKTIGDKMKKKEPVGTDESVPESVENLDELTADILGGLQVSQIKKVRVLIDEAILKCDAERVRLEAERFKSLREIGNLLHPSVPISNDEDADNKVERIWGDCTCRKKYSHVDLVVMVDGYEGEKGAIVAGSRGYFLKGPLVFLEQALIQYALQTLRAKGYTPVYTPFFMRKEVMQEVAQLSQFDEELYKVIGKGSEKADDSSVDEKYLIATSEQPIAALHRDEWLKPEDLPIKYAGLSTCFRQEVGSHGRDTRGIFRVHQFEKIEQFVYASPHDNKSWEMFDEMIATAEDFYQSLGIPYHIVNIVSGSLNHAASKKLDLEAWFPGSGAFRELVSCSNCTDYQARRLRIRYGQTKKMMDKVEFVHMLNATMCATTRTICAILENYQTEEGVLVPERLQPFMPADLREMIRFVKPAPIEQELSKKQKKQQEGGKKKSTGGERALEEQMKNMGVNSA